One Gemmatimonadota bacterium genomic region harbors:
- a CDS encoding M20/M25/M40 family metallo-hydrolase has protein sequence MHHSRRLAALLMLLVAACTRATPTGFPTRSAAVDSSGVFALLSALSADSMEGRGTGTAGGGRAARWIASRMAAVGLEAAGDSGYLQRVPLAMMPRGPQGAMRVALLPSLAALDTVPVDRRRPGFNVVGIIRGSDAQLRDEAVLVDAHYDHLGIRSSPQGGDSIYNGADDDGSGTVAVLEIARAMASGPRPKRTLVFLATTGEEVGLLGTRWYIQSPVVPLARTVANLEIEMIGRPDSLAGGWGKAWLTGFERSTMGDMLKASGIPIVPDARPQQNFFTRSDNIAFARLGIPAHTLSSFNLHTDYHKPSDDMRGVDAGHMAAVIRAAVAAVQRLADGPAPQWHPGGRPQ, from the coding sequence ATGCATCATTCCCGTCGTCTTGCCGCCCTGTTGATGCTCCTGGTCGCCGCCTGTACCCGGGCGACACCGACCGGCTTTCCCACGCGTTCGGCCGCCGTGGATTCGAGCGGGGTGTTCGCCTTGCTGAGCGCGCTGTCGGCGGATTCCATGGAAGGACGTGGGACCGGGACGGCGGGCGGGGGCCGCGCCGCCCGGTGGATTGCCTCGCGAATGGCAGCCGTCGGGCTCGAGGCGGCGGGGGACAGCGGGTACCTGCAGCGCGTGCCACTGGCCATGATGCCGCGGGGACCTCAAGGCGCGATGCGCGTGGCGCTCCTCCCCAGCCTCGCTGCGCTCGACACCGTGCCGGTCGATCGGCGGCGCCCCGGGTTCAACGTGGTGGGCATCATCCGCGGCAGCGACGCGCAGTTGCGCGACGAGGCCGTGCTCGTGGACGCACACTACGACCATCTCGGCATCCGGTCGTCGCCGCAGGGTGGCGACTCCATCTACAACGGGGCAGATGACGACGGGTCGGGGACGGTTGCCGTGCTGGAGATCGCGCGGGCGATGGCAAGCGGTCCGCGTCCGAAGCGCACCCTCGTCTTCCTCGCCACGACGGGGGAGGAGGTGGGGCTGTTGGGGACACGCTGGTACATCCAGTCACCCGTGGTCCCGCTCGCTCGGACCGTCGCGAACCTCGAGATCGAGATGATCGGCCGCCCGGATTCGCTCGCAGGGGGATGGGGGAAGGCGTGGCTGACGGGGTTCGAGCGCTCGACCATGGGCGATATGCTGAAGGCCAGCGGCATCCCAATCGTTCCTGACGCGCGGCCACAGCAAAACTTCTTCACGCGCAGTGACAACATTGCGTTTGCCAGGCTGGGAATCCCGGCCCACACGTTGAGTTCGTTCAACCTGCACACGGACTACCACAAGCCTAGTGACGACATGCGGGGGGTGGATGCCGGGCACATGGCGGCAGTGATTCGTGCGGCGGTCGCCGCGGTGCAACGGTTGGCAGACGGTCCCGCGCCGCAGTGGCATCCGGGAGGGCGGCCGCAGTAA
- a CDS encoding VOC family protein — protein sequence MELVRPFVPTRDFDRSRDFYVALGFRLLLDSEVAIFAAGSGGFILQRHYEQGWAENFMMQFMVDDLDAWWAHIASLDLPGRFGVAAPKAPAMQPWGLRIAYVVDPCGVLWHIAQRRAGVAHD from the coding sequence ATGGAGCTGGTTCGCCCGTTTGTCCCGACGCGGGACTTCGATCGGTCCCGGGACTTCTATGTGGCGCTGGGATTCCGGCTGCTTCTGGATAGCGAGGTCGCCATCTTCGCGGCGGGCTCTGGAGGATTCATCCTCCAGCGGCACTATGAGCAGGGATGGGCCGAGAACTTCATGATGCAGTTCATGGTCGATGACCTGGACGCGTGGTGGGCGCACATCGCGTCGCTGGACCTGCCGGGCCGGTTTGGGGTTGCTGCGCCCAAGGCACCGGCCATGCAGCCATGGGGCCTACGGATTGCTTATGTCGTAGACCCCTGCGGCGTGCTGTGGCACATTGCCCAGCGGCGCGCGGGCGTCGCGCATGACTAG
- a CDS encoding ABC transporter permease: MRRGILRIVLRSMRQHALSTAVTLLSVGLASGLVMAVFSIKEQTYQAFTGGPIGFDAVLGARGSQLQLVLNTVFHLETSPGNIPYSMYTAISADPGVELAIPYAVGDNYEGYRVVGTIPDLFTRFEYTAGRKLALAPGGRVFTMEERGAVVGSFVAQRTGLKIGDTFEPYHGLSGDSTKAHEDEYTVVGILEPSNSPSDRVVWIPLEGLYRMSGHVLRGTGRSYTPVADSTIPPEHLEVSAVMLKLKDPTAGIYLDQAINRTGKSATLAWPIGRVMADLFGKIGWMNNVLAMVAYLVVVVAAGSILASIYNTMNERRREFAILRSLGARRSTVFSAIVLESATITAFGTLVGFLVYGAIIGAAAVIVRAQTGVVLDAFRFDWALVLTPIGMVIVGALAGLVPAFKAYRTDVASNLTPLS, from the coding sequence ATGCGACGCGGAATCCTGCGCATCGTGCTGCGTTCCATGCGGCAGCACGCGCTCTCCACGGCCGTGACCCTGCTCTCGGTCGGACTCGCCAGCGGCCTGGTCATGGCCGTTTTCTCGATCAAGGAGCAGACCTACCAGGCGTTCACGGGAGGTCCGATCGGCTTTGACGCCGTGCTCGGTGCCCGCGGCAGCCAGCTGCAGCTCGTGCTCAACACCGTGTTCCACCTGGAGACGTCGCCCGGCAACATTCCGTACTCGATGTACACGGCGATTAGTGCGGACCCGGGGGTGGAGTTGGCGATCCCGTACGCCGTGGGGGACAACTACGAGGGGTACCGCGTGGTGGGAACCATCCCCGACCTCTTTACGCGCTTCGAGTACACCGCCGGCCGCAAGCTCGCGCTGGCACCCGGGGGACGGGTCTTCACGATGGAGGAGCGCGGGGCCGTGGTCGGCAGTTTTGTAGCGCAGCGGACGGGGCTCAAGATCGGCGACACCTTCGAGCCTTACCACGGTCTCTCCGGCGATTCCACCAAGGCGCACGAGGATGAGTACACGGTCGTCGGCATCCTCGAGCCGTCCAACTCACCGTCCGACCGTGTGGTGTGGATTCCTCTCGAGGGATTGTATCGGATGAGTGGGCATGTGCTGCGCGGCACGGGCCGGTCCTACACTCCGGTTGCCGATTCCACCATCCCGCCAGAGCATCTGGAGGTGAGCGCGGTGATGCTCAAGCTCAAGGACCCCACGGCGGGGATCTACCTCGACCAGGCGATCAATCGGACCGGCAAGTCGGCCACGCTCGCCTGGCCCATCGGGCGCGTGATGGCCGACCTGTTCGGCAAGATCGGCTGGATGAACAACGTCCTCGCGATGGTGGCCTACCTGGTGGTCGTCGTGGCCGCGGGCTCGATCCTCGCTTCGATCTACAACACGATGAATGAGCGGCGACGGGAATTCGCCATCCTGCGATCGTTAGGTGCACGGCGTTCGACCGTCTTTTCGGCCATCGTGCTCGAGTCGGCAACCATCACGGCGTTCGGCACGCTCGTCGGTTTTCTCGTGTACGGCGCGATCATCGGCGCGGCGGCGGTCATCGTGCGGGCCCAGACCGGCGTCGTGCTGGATGCCTTTCGCTTCGACTGGGCGCTCGTGCTCACCCCGATCGGCATGGTGATCGTGGGCGCGCTCGCCGGCCTCGTCCCGGCCTTCAAGGCGTACCGCACGGACGTGGCCTCCAACCTCACCCCACTCTCCTGA
- a CDS encoding ABC transporter ATP-binding protein, with protein sequence MTVLDVRDLEKSFVSPEGERSMIIDVPAFSVQPGEQVGLRGPSGSGKTTFLNLIAGILQADKGHIHVDGREMTALSEPRRDALRAECMGYVFQTFNLLHGYTALENVELGMMFGRGIDAKYARELLDRVGLGHRVTYRPRQLSVGQQQRVAVARALANKPKLVLADEPTGNLDRRHAMEALELMRAVCREHGAALLLVSHDPQILEQFERCDDLSQLNRAARDVAAAGGTR encoded by the coding sequence ATGACGGTCCTCGACGTTCGCGACCTCGAGAAGAGTTTTGTCTCGCCCGAGGGTGAGCGAAGCATGATCATCGATGTCCCCGCCTTCTCGGTGCAACCCGGCGAGCAGGTCGGGCTGCGCGGGCCCTCCGGCTCCGGCAAGACCACCTTCCTGAACCTCATCGCCGGCATCCTCCAGGCGGACAAGGGCCACATCCACGTGGACGGCCGGGAGATGACGGCCCTGTCGGAACCCCGTCGCGACGCCCTCCGCGCCGAGTGCATGGGCTACGTCTTCCAGACCTTCAACCTGCTGCACGGGTATACCGCCCTCGAGAATGTCGAACTCGGCATGATGTTCGGGCGTGGGATCGACGCGAAGTATGCCCGCGAGTTGCTCGATCGCGTGGGGCTTGGCCACCGGGTCACCTATCGCCCACGCCAACTTTCCGTGGGACAGCAGCAGCGCGTCGCGGTCGCCCGCGCCCTGGCCAACAAGCCAAAGCTTGTCCTCGCGGATGAGCCCACCGGCAACCTCGATCGTCGCCACGCCATGGAGGCGCTCGAGCTCATGCGTGCGGTCTGTCGCGAACACGGCGCGGCCCTCCTGCTCGTCAGCCACGATCCGCAGATCCTCGAGCAGTTCGAGCGCTGTGACGACCTCTCCCAACTCAATCGTGCCGCCCGCGACGTCGCGGCCGCGGGGGGGACTCGCTGA
- a CDS encoding Uma2 family endonuclease, with translation MAMPVLVPGVRPGEWTADLVRQLPEDGNRYEVIDGELLVSPSPRGRHQRSVFLLGRILEAFARDHRLGVVMLSPSDVEYSPRRMVQPDVYVVPREMGGKVAYDWDRVPQLMLVVEVLSPSTARYDRVTKRRMYLAQGVPQYWVVDPQARLIERWTPDCDRPAIHDASIDWHPASHAPTLTIDLPAYFDEVHEPFPEDSGW, from the coding sequence ATGGCCATGCCTGTCCTGGTGCCTGGCGTTCGACCGGGGGAGTGGACGGCGGACCTGGTCCGCCAGCTTCCGGAAGACGGGAATCGCTACGAAGTCATCGACGGGGAGCTGCTGGTGAGCCCCTCGCCGCGCGGGCGTCACCAACGCTCGGTCTTCCTCCTTGGCCGCATCCTCGAGGCCTTCGCGCGGGACCATCGGTTGGGTGTGGTCATGCTTTCGCCATCGGATGTGGAGTATTCCCCGCGCCGGATGGTACAGCCGGACGTGTACGTCGTACCGCGTGAAATGGGCGGCAAGGTCGCATACGACTGGGATCGCGTCCCACAACTCATGCTCGTCGTTGAGGTGTTGTCGCCGTCGACCGCACGATACGATCGCGTCACGAAGCGACGCATGTACCTCGCGCAGGGCGTGCCGCAGTACTGGGTGGTTGACCCCCAAGCGCGCCTCATCGAGCGATGGACGCCGGATTGCGATCGTCCGGCCATTCACGATGCGTCGATCGACTGGCACCCGGCGAGCCACGCCCCGACGCTGACGATCGACCTGCCGGCGTACTTCGACGAGGTCCATGAGCCGTTCCCCGAGGACAGCGGGTGGTAG
- a CDS encoding endonuclease/exonuclease/phosphatase family protein — translation MVGRRLGLLGTTWLLAACWGLAPGRGAASTGLRIVSYNIRHGRGMDDSVNLRRTGRVLAALRPDFVGLQEVDDRVRRSGGVDEAAALGAQLGMQYRFGSFMDYQGGRYGLAILSRHPIIESRVVILPVGNEPRVALVVDAELPSRDTVSIVTVHFDWVSSDSFRFPQASRLAARLDSLRHPYVLLGDFNDEPGSRTLGLFTARAREVPKLPEARFTFSSAEPVKEIDFVFVSPSGRWEGGSARAIDERVASDHRPVLAEVRLRR, via the coding sequence GTGGTAGGCCGCCGGCTGGGCCTCCTGGGTACGACCTGGCTGCTGGCCGCGTGTTGGGGGCTCGCACCGGGACGTGGGGCGGCCTCAACGGGGCTGCGGATCGTCTCGTACAACATTCGCCACGGGCGTGGCATGGACGACAGCGTGAACCTGAGGCGAACCGGGCGTGTGCTCGCCGCACTTCGACCCGACTTCGTGGGACTGCAGGAAGTGGATGATCGCGTCCGTCGCAGCGGCGGCGTGGACGAAGCCGCTGCCCTGGGGGCGCAGCTCGGGATGCAGTATCGCTTTGGGTCCTTCATGGACTACCAGGGCGGGCGGTACGGGCTCGCGATCCTTTCGCGGCACCCGATCATCGAGTCCCGCGTCGTCATTCTGCCGGTGGGGAACGAACCGCGTGTCGCATTGGTTGTCGACGCCGAGCTTCCGTCGCGGGACACCGTCTCCATCGTGACGGTGCACTTCGACTGGGTGTCGAGCGACAGCTTTCGCTTTCCGCAGGCGTCACGCCTTGCGGCGAGGCTCGATTCACTCCGACACCCGTACGTGCTGCTGGGCGACTTCAACGATGAGCCCGGTTCGCGCACGCTCGGGCTGTTCACCGCACGTGCGCGCGAGGTGCCCAAGCTCCCGGAGGCGCGCTTCACCTTCTCGTCGGCGGAGCCGGTGAAGGAGATCGATTTCGTGTTCGTCTCGCCGTCGGGACGGTGGGAGGGCGGGTCCGCGCGAGCGATCGACGAACGGGTTGCTTCGGATCACCGACCGGTATTGGCCGAGGTCCGGTTGCGGCGCTGA
- a CDS encoding SDR family oxidoreductase, translated as MTNRRAFLEQSAGLLAAGYLGLPRAHVNSGRAPLKVLILGGTGFIGPHMVRRAIAGGHQVTLFNRGRSNADLFPNVETLTGDRDGKIDALKGRSWDVVIDNSGYVPRHVRDSAKLLAPNVGRYIFISTGSVYPVGAERYDEDSALLKAPEPASEDVNKYYGELKVLCEQAVQETYRDKGTILRLHIVAGPGDPTHRFTYWPVRIDKGGEVIAPGVPDAPVQHIDVRDLADFALRCAEQGHAGIYNVAGPSASTTTLASYLEEVRVGVKSAATFTWVDLPFLQQQKVNFPMVVPPAAHGIMRISAARAIAKGLTFRPLRETAADTLAWYEGAPAAEIEGLKIDLERDARIVREWKARG; from the coding sequence ATGACCAATCGTCGTGCGTTTCTTGAACAGTCCGCCGGCCTCCTTGCCGCCGGTTACCTGGGCCTCCCCCGTGCACACGTCAACAGCGGGCGTGCACCACTCAAGGTCCTGATCCTGGGCGGAACCGGCTTCATCGGGCCGCATATGGTGCGTCGGGCTATCGCCGGGGGCCACCAGGTCACCCTGTTCAACCGCGGTCGCAGCAACGCCGACCTCTTTCCCAATGTGGAGACATTGACCGGCGATCGGGACGGGAAGATCGACGCGCTCAAGGGCCGCTCGTGGGATGTGGTGATCGACAACAGTGGCTACGTGCCGCGCCATGTGCGCGACTCCGCGAAGTTGCTCGCGCCGAACGTCGGTCGCTACATCTTCATCTCGACCGGCTCCGTCTACCCCGTCGGGGCAGAGCGATATGACGAAGACTCCGCGCTGCTCAAGGCCCCAGAGCCCGCGAGCGAGGACGTCAACAAGTACTACGGGGAGCTGAAGGTGCTGTGCGAGCAGGCGGTGCAGGAAACCTATCGGGACAAGGGGACGATCCTGCGCCTGCATATCGTCGCGGGTCCGGGGGACCCGACACATCGCTTCACCTACTGGCCGGTCCGGATCGACAAGGGAGGGGAAGTGATCGCGCCGGGCGTGCCGGATGCACCCGTGCAGCACATCGATGTGCGGGACCTAGCGGACTTCGCGTTGCGCTGCGCGGAACAGGGACATGCCGGGATCTACAACGTGGCCGGGCCTTCGGCCTCGACGACGACCCTGGCGAGCTACCTCGAGGAGGTACGGGTCGGCGTGAAGTCCGCGGCGACGTTCACGTGGGTGGACCTGCCGTTCCTTCAGCAACAGAAAGTGAACTTCCCGATGGTGGTCCCGCCGGCCGCGCACGGCATCATGCGCATCAGCGCGGCGCGCGCCATCGCCAAGGGGCTCACTTTCCGGCCGCTCCGCGAGACCGCCGCGGACACCCTGGCCTGGTACGAGGGAGCACCCGCTGCCGAGATCGAGGGGCTCAAGATCGACCTCGAGCGAGACGCGCGGATCGTGCGGGAGTGGAAAGCGCGCGGCTAG